The sequence TCCCCTGCCCGGTGTGCGGTTTCTTCGCCACCCGCGAGGGCTGCGGGATCTGCGACGACACGAAGCGCGACGGCACGCTGCTGTGCGTCATCGAGCAGGCGACGGATGTGTTGCCGCTGGAGCGCGCCGGGGTGTTCAAGGGGCGCTACCACTGCCTCGGCGGGAAGCTCTCGCCGCTGGACCGTGTTTCCCCGGAGGATCTTCACATCCCGGAGCTGATGCGGCGTGTGGAGCAGAGCGACGGGCAGATGGAAATCATCCTCGCGCTCGGCGCGGATGTGGAGGGCGAGGCGACCTCGAACTACCTGGCCGACATGCTGCGGGGAAAATCAGCAAGGGTGACGCGCATCGCGCAGGGGCTTCCTGCGGGGGGCGGGCTGGAGCACGCCGATGAGCTTACGCTGATACGGGCTCTGCAGGGGCGGCGGGATTTCTAGCCTTCGCGGCCGGCGAACAAGCCCCTTGCCCGCGCCGGTGCCCGGCACCGACAAGATCGTGATGTCTTTGAAACCCAATCTTGCGGCCGCCTGCGCCTGTTTGGCCGCGCCCGCATTTTCCTCCGCCGCAGCCATCCCATGTCCGCTCGATGCGCTGGTGGAGACTCCCGGGAACTGGAAGATGAAGCCGACGGTGCATTGGGTCAGGGATCGGGGGGTGCCTGCCTTCTGCCCCACCAGCTCGCGAGTATGCTGCCTATGATGCAGTGGAAAAAGGCGGAAATCGCGCAGGGCGCGGCGGCCAGCATGGTGAAATGGGTGTTTGCGAGGCTGGAGCCGAGGCCGGAGTTCTGCATGCCGACCTCGATGCATACGGTGCGGCATTCCTTTTCAGGGAATCCGAAGAGCCGCGCCCAGAGGTAGCCGAGGCCGAAGCCGAAGGCATGGAGGGCGAAAACGGCTGGCAGAAGAACATTCCAATGCTCGATGATCGAGGGCTTGGTCTTGCCGACGACGGCGGAGACGATGAGCACGATGACCAGCACCGAGACGACGGGTGAAACGTTTTTCACGGGCGCGAGCCATTTGCCGAGATACCTGTTGAGCAGCAGGCCGACAAGGATGGGCAGCAGGACGATGGCAACCATGGATACGATCATCGGCCCGGCCTCGATGCGGAGGATGGCGGAGGCGTAGGCTTTTGTAAGGAACGGGGTGAGGCCGACGGCGAGGAAGGTGGAGCACATGGTCATCAGCACGCTCAGTGCGAGGTTGCCACGGGCGAGGTAGGTGACGACGTTGGAGGCGGTGCCACCGGGGCAGCAGCTCACCAGGATGATGCCGAGTTGAACTGGTCCCGGCAGGCCGGAGAGCGAGGCGACCGTCCAGCCGGCGAGGGGCATGATCACGAATTGCGCGGCGACCCCCAGGGCGATCCAGCGTGGCGTTTTCAGGCACTCGCGGAAGTCTGCGAAGGATAGCGTCATGCCCATCCCGAGCATGATGACGCCGAGCCCTGCGGAAATGAGGGAGATTCCCGTTCCCGGGATATCGCCGAGGAACCAGGTGAAGTGGCCGGGTGCGAACCACGCCCATGCCACGCCTACGAGTGTCCAGAGCCAGAAAAGGTTCACCGCGCGGGATGCCATGCGGCGATTATTGGCGGAGTCCATCCGCGATGGCGACACTAATGCGGAGCCATGCCTGTGGCCGGATTCCTGAGTGTGCAGCATCGCCGGGGAAGCCGGCCACAGGCACGGCTCCCCATCAGCTTGGCTGCGGTGGATGGACGATGATGCGCGCCTCCGGGTTGTTGTGGATGTAGGCGTAGGCCCAGCCGAGCAGCACGGAAAGCTTGTTGCGGAAGCCGATGAGGAAAAGGATATGGACGAGCAGCCAGGCGATCCATGCGATGAAGCCGTTCATGGCGATCTTGCCGCTTTTCATCACCGCCGCGTTTTTCCCGATGATGGCCATCATCCCCTTGTCGGTGTAGCGGAAAAGCGGGCGCAAGCCGTGCTTTTTTTCCGCGAACCTCGTTCTCTCAAGCCGCAGCTCCTCCTTGAGCAATAGCGCGATGTGCGCACCCATCTGCGTGGCGGCGGGCGCGACACCCGGGACGAATCTATCGTCCTTGTCGCGCATGTTGGTCAGATCCCCGGCCACGAAGATGTCCGGATGTCCGGGAATGGAGAGATCGAGGTTTGGGGTCACGCGGCCGGACCGGTCGGTCTCCACGCCGAGATCCTTGGTCAGCGGGTTCGCGGCGATCCCCGCCGCCCAGACGATGGCCTCGGCCTCGATGGGGCTGCCGTTGTTGAGGATCAGCTTGCCTTTCTGCACGTCGGTGACGCGGGTCTCGTTGCGCACCTCGACGCCAAGTTTCTGCAAGCGGGCTTTCGCATAGTCGGATTGCCACGGATCGTAATGCTCCAGGATTTTGGGCGAGTTCTCGATGAGGATCACGCGCAGCTTGCTGGTGTCGATGCGCCGGAAGTTCGATTTCAGCGAGCGGTGGATCAGATCCGCACAAGCCCCAGCCAGCTCCACCCCGGTCGGGCCGCCGCCGACGATGGCTATCGTCATCAGCCGCTCGCGCTCGGCGTAGTCCTTGGTGAGTTCCGCGCGCTCGAGGTTGGAGAGGATCTTGCGCCGGATGTCCTGTGCGTCGGCGAGGGTTTTGAGGCCAAGCGAGTTTTCCTCCCAGTGGTTGTTCCCGAAAAACCCTGTTTTCGCGCCGGCGGCGAGAACGAGGTAATCGAAGCGATGCAGCTCCCCTGATTTTCCGGTGACGGTTTTGTCCGCAGGGGAGATGGCTGTCACCTCGTCCATCAGGACGGTCACGTTCTTCGCGTTGTGGAGGATCTGGCGGATCGAGCGGGCGATGTCCGGCGCGGCCAGCGAGGCGGTTGCGACCTGGTAAAGGAGGGGCTGGAAAAGGTGATGGTTGGTCCGGTCGAGCAGGGTGACCTCGAAGCGCTCGTCGTTGGCGAGCCTGCGCGCGCATTCAAGCCCCGCGAAGCCGCCCCCGATGATGAGCACCTTGCGGGGTGCCGTCTGTCCAGGCGGCTGTGTCGTGCCGGTTTTGTTTGTCATGGCGGAGTCTGGCACCCTTTGACACCCAGGGCAAACCGGGCTTGTGAATTTTTTCACAAGGGGACGACGGCCGCTGATCGGCTCCAGAGCCGGCAAAACCTTTGGGATTTGCCTTCGTGCCGATCAACCCGCGCAATGCATCAAGATCCGACCCATGTGGTAAAATGTGGTAAAATATGGTTCTATGTGGTAAAATGCTTGGTTCGGCGGGTTATTTGCATAGCCTACCCACCCATGAAAGCCCTCCGATACCATTTCCTTCTCGCTTGCCTGCTTTCGACGGCCTTTGCCGCGACTCCGCCGAACATCGTCTTCATCCTCGCCGATGACCTCGGCATCACCGATGTGAACGCCTACGCCCGTCACTTCACCGGCGCGGAAAACAGCAACCTCTTTTACGAGACCCCGAACATCGACCGCCTCGTCGCGGACGGGATCGCCTTTTCCCAGGCCTACTCGAACCAGCTTTGCACGCCCACACGGGCGGCGATCCTCAGCGGGCGGATCGCCTCGACCCTTGGGGTGACCACCGCCACGCCGCCCACCAGGACATGGTTCAACCAAGGCCTGCCGGTGCCGGAAGGCGGGCACCCGCACGACGCCTTCGCACACAAGGACCAGATCAAGATCCCGCAGGCATGGATCAACGGCCACTCGAACACCGCCCTCGACCCAACCCTGGACACGCTGCCGAAGGTGCTGAAAAACCACCATTCCGCCTTCCTCGGGAAATGGCATCTGGGCGGCCACGGTGCAGCGGCTGTGCAACCCGCCGCCCACGGTTTCACCGAGATCGCCTACGCGGACATGGGCGGCTCTACCTATTTCGACTGGGCGAAAGTCTGGGACGAGCGCAAATCGCCCTTTCCCAAAATGCCCGGGAAATACCGGATCGGCAAGGCGGGTGCGCCCACCGACCGCAGCTACCTGACCGATGACCTATCCCTGCGCGCCTGCGATTTCATCCGCTCCCGCGCCGGGAACAAGGAGCCCTTCCTGCTCTACTACTGCCCCTTCGCCGTCCACACGCCCATCGTGGCGCCGGAGGAAACCGTCGCCCATTTCAAGGCCAAGCCGCAGCTCGGCCACCTCGGGCACGGCAACGCCACCTACGCCGCGATGCTCAAACACCTCGACGACTCCATCGGCGAAGTCCGCAAGACCCTTGAGGAAACCGGCATCGCGGAAAACACCCTGATCGTTTTCACATCCGACAATGGCGGTGTCGAATACACCGCTCCCGCCGCCACCGACAACCAGCCCTTCACCGGCGGCAAGGCCTGCCTCTACGAGGGCGGCATCCGGGTGCCGAGCATTTGGTATCTGCCCGGCCGCTTCGAGGGAGGGAAATGGTGCGACCAGGTGGCCGATTGCACCGACTTCCTGCCCACCCTTGCGGCGATCACCGGAAACACCGCTCCGGATGGCATCGATGGGAGAAACATCCTCCCGCTGCTGGAAGATCCCGCCGCAAAAGCCGCGCCGCGCACGCTCTTCTGGCACTACCCGTTCAATGTGATTGTCATCGATCCCAAGCACGGCACGCCGCTCGCCCCGCACTCCGCGATCCGCGAGGGCGATATGAAACTCATCTGGAACTGGCATGGGAAACTCAGCCTCTACGACATCGCCGCAGACCCCTTCGAGACCAAGGATCTCGCCACCGGAAAGGCGGATCTAACCAAGCAGCTCCATGGCAAGCTCAAGGCATGGCTCAGGGAAAACGTCGGCGACCTCTACTGGCCGCAACCCGCTCCAGGCTACGATCCGAAGGCACCCGGCACGGCGTTCCCCTTCGCGGATCTGAGGTGAGCCTGATGGGGAAAAAAGATATCACCCCTCCTTCGGCTTCGTTGCGAATTTCTCGCCGCGCAGCACCCGGACATCGGTGATCCATGCGATCAGCGAGTAGTTCTCGAAATATTTCTCGGAAAGCTCCTCGACGATGGCCTCGCCGGTTTCCACCGAGACGATGGATTCGATTTTGAGGTTCGGCCCCTCCCAGTCGCTGGCGCGGACTCCGCGAGAGCCTTCGCCGTCGGTGCGGGTTACGGTGAAGCCTGTGCAGGAGTGGCGCCGGAGTATGGCGATGACCTTTTCCTTGAGCAGACCCTCGGTGACGACGGTGACGAGTTTCATCGGTGTGGTCGATTTCATGGGCCTGCGAAGTATTGTGCGGTCTTGAGGAAAATGGGGATGCCGATGGAGAGATTGAAGGGGAATGTGACGCCGAGGGCGAGCGTAAGGTAGATGCCGGGGCTAGCCTGCGGAAGTGCGATGCGGACGGCGGCGGGCGCGGCGATGTAGGAGGCGCTGCCGACCATGGCTCCGAAGACCGCACATCCGCCAGGCGTCATGCCGACCCAGCCCGCGGAGATCGTGGCGATGACCCCGTGGAGCAGCGGCAGCAAGCAGCCGACGAGGATGAGGCGCCATCCCGCGCTTTTCAGGTCCTTGATGCGGCCCGCGGCGACGATTCCCAGCTCCAGCAGGAACAGGCAGAGGACGCCCTTGAAGGGGTCGATGAAGAACGGCTTAACGCCCTCGATCTTGTCCGCGCCACAGGCCGCGCCGATGACGAGGCCGCCTATCATCAGGAAGATGCTCTTGCCGGTGATGATCTCGTGGAGGGCGGATTTGATCCCGCCCGCCTTGGTCTGGCGGGCGAGCAGCAGGCCGACGATGATGCCTGGCACCTCAAGCACCGCGACGAGGGCGGGCAGGTATCCGTTCGCAGGGATGCCTGCGAGCTTCACCGCCTCAAGGGCGGCAACGAAGGTGACGGCGGAGACGGAGCCGTAATGGGCGGCGCTTGCGGCGGCATCGATGCGGTTGAGGCGGCCAAGTCTCGTCAGGAAAAGGAAGGCGACGAGCGGCGTGAGGGTGCCGAGGGCGAGGGTCAGCAGCACTGGTCCCACCAGATCCAAGGGCGGTGTCTCGGAAAGGGATACGCCGCCTTTCAGCCCGATTGCGAAAAGGAGGTAGATGGAGAGGCCTTGGTAGATCGCGCTGGGGATTTCCAGAT comes from Akkermansiaceae bacterium and encodes:
- the recR gene encoding recombination protein RecR, whose protein sequence is MARADFPAPVRALVDELKRLPGIGPRSAERMAVWLLQHKKADPTALAGALVCAHEAIIPCPVCGFFATREGCGICDDTKRDGTLLCVIEQATDVLPLERAGVFKGRYHCLGGKLSPLDRVSPEDLHIPELMRRVEQSDGQMEIILALGADVEGEATSNYLADMLRGKSARVTRIAQGLPAGGGLEHADELTLIRALQGRRDF
- a CDS encoding bile acid:sodium symporter family protein, with product MASRAVNLFWLWTLVGVAWAWFAPGHFTWFLGDIPGTGISLISAGLGVIMLGMGMTLSFADFRECLKTPRWIALGVAAQFVIMPLAGWTVASLSGLPGPVQLGIILVSCCPGGTASNVVTYLARGNLALSVLMTMCSTFLAVGLTPFLTKAYASAILRIEAGPMIVSMVAIVLLPILVGLLLNRYLGKWLAPVKNVSPVVSVLVIVLIVSAVVGKTKPSIIEHWNVLLPAVFALHAFGFGLGYLWARLFGFPEKECRTVCIEVGMQNSGLGSSLANTHFTMLAAAPCAISAFFHCIIGSILASWWGRRQAPPDP
- a CDS encoding NAD(P)/FAD-dependent oxidoreductase, whose translation is MTNKTGTTQPPGQTAPRKVLIIGGGFAGLECARRLANDERFEVTLLDRTNHHLFQPLLYQVATASLAAPDIARSIRQILHNAKNVTVLMDEVTAISPADKTVTGKSGELHRFDYLVLAAGAKTGFFGNNHWEENSLGLKTLADAQDIRRKILSNLERAELTKDYAERERLMTIAIVGGGPTGVELAGACADLIHRSLKSNFRRIDTSKLRVILIENSPKILEHYDPWQSDYAKARLQKLGVEVRNETRVTDVQKGKLILNNGSPIEAEAIVWAAGIAANPLTKDLGVETDRSGRVTPNLDLSIPGHPDIFVAGDLTNMRDKDDRFVPGVAPAATQMGAHIALLLKEELRLERTRFAEKKHGLRPLFRYTDKGMMAIIGKNAAVMKSGKIAMNGFIAWIAWLLVHILFLIGFRNKLSVLLGWAYAYIHNNPEARIIVHPPQPS
- a CDS encoding sulfatase, with amino-acid sequence MKALRYHFLLACLLSTAFAATPPNIVFILADDLGITDVNAYARHFTGAENSNLFYETPNIDRLVADGIAFSQAYSNQLCTPTRAAILSGRIASTLGVTTATPPTRTWFNQGLPVPEGGHPHDAFAHKDQIKIPQAWINGHSNTALDPTLDTLPKVLKNHHSAFLGKWHLGGHGAAAVQPAAHGFTEIAYADMGGSTYFDWAKVWDERKSPFPKMPGKYRIGKAGAPTDRSYLTDDLSLRACDFIRSRAGNKEPFLLYYCPFAVHTPIVAPEETVAHFKAKPQLGHLGHGNATYAAMLKHLDDSIGEVRKTLEETGIAENTLIVFTSDNGGVEYTAPAATDNQPFTGGKACLYEGGIRVPSIWYLPGRFEGGKWCDQVADCTDFLPTLAAITGNTAPDGIDGRNILPLLEDPAAKAAPRTLFWHYPFNVIVIDPKHGTPLAPHSAIREGDMKLIWNWHGKLSLYDIAADPFETKDLATGKADLTKQLHGKLKAWLRENVGDLYWPQPAPGYDPKAPGTAFPFADLR
- a CDS encoding transcriptional regulator — translated: MKSTTPMKLVTVVTEGLLKEKVIAILRRHSCTGFTVTRTDGEGSRGVRASDWEGPNLKIESIVSVETGEAIVEELSEKYFENYSLIAWITDVRVLRGEKFATKPKEG
- a CDS encoding sodium-dependent bicarbonate transport family permease translates to MDLLIQNLVSPVVLAFLLGIIARAVRSDLEIPSAIYQGLSIYLLFAIGLKGGVSLSETPPLDLVGPVLLTLALGTLTPLVAFLFLTRLGRLNRIDAAASAAHYGSVSAVTFVAALEAVKLAGIPANGYLPALVAVLEVPGIIVGLLLARQTKAGGIKSALHEIITGKSIFLMIGGLVIGAACGADKIEGVKPFFIDPFKGVLCLFLLELGIVAAGRIKDLKSAGWRLILVGCLLPLLHGVIATISAGWVGMTPGGCAVFGAMVGSASYIAAPAAVRIALPQASPGIYLTLALGVTFPFNLSIGIPIFLKTAQYFAGP